One Vibrio sp. 16 genomic window carries:
- a CDS encoding SEC-C metal-binding domain-containing protein, with protein MKYQLLTLPDSLTNESPYFVEGLTLAANLATKPLAPEVWLESVFSESASQVKAPIEAHITQQYTYLKANEYSLLGLLDEASKQEQLADIAEGFMTLWPTVEELWQEVHVGDGTLRMLQALLTSFMLAIDEAQTQAQMREAGIETPPSLTDFIDQLDLMIIEVAHAADEAMVGAKSQSVNPYKQVGRNDPCLCGSGKKFKQCCGK; from the coding sequence ATGAAGTATCAATTACTGACACTGCCAGACTCATTAACTAACGAATCTCCCTATTTCGTCGAGGGTTTAACCCTTGCTGCCAACTTGGCAACCAAACCTCTTGCCCCTGAAGTTTGGTTAGAGAGCGTATTTTCTGAAAGCGCAAGTCAAGTGAAAGCGCCGATTGAAGCGCATATTACCCAGCAGTACACGTATTTAAAGGCGAATGAGTACTCTTTGCTCGGGTTGCTTGATGAAGCCTCCAAGCAGGAGCAGCTGGCCGACATCGCTGAAGGCTTTATGACGCTTTGGCCGACGGTAGAAGAGCTGTGGCAAGAGGTACACGTTGGCGATGGCACACTTCGCATGTTGCAAGCTCTATTGACGTCATTCATGCTGGCGATTGATGAAGCGCAAACTCAAGCTCAAATGCGAGAAGCGGGCATTGAAACCCCGCCTTCATTGACCGATTTTATCGACCAACTCGACCTGATGATCATCGAAGTTGCTCACGCCGCCGATGAGGCGATGGTTGGCGCTAAGTCGCAAAGCGTTAATCCATATAAACAAGTAGGGCGTAACGATCCATGCTTGTGCGGGAGCGGTAAAAAGTTCAAGCAGTGTTGTGGAAAATAG
- a CDS encoding replication-associated recombination protein A, with protein MSNFSFDFSGDEDFRPLAARMRPETLDQYIGQQHILGAGKPLRRALEAGHIHSMILWGPPGTGKTTLAEVAANYANAEVERVSAVTSGVKEIRAAIERARENKLAGRRTILFVDEVHRFNKSQQDAFLPHIEDGTVTFIGATTENPSFELNNALLSRARVYKLTSLSQQDIGLALQQAINDEKRGLGKVEAAFDEGVLDRLSELVNGDARMSLNYLELLYDMAEEDAQGVKVITLPLLAEVAGEKVSRFDNKGDIWYDLISAVHKSIRGSNPDAALYWSARMIAAGCDPLYIARRLLAIASEDVGNADPRAMQVALSAWDCFTRVGPAEGERAIAQAIVYLACAPKSNAVYTAWKQALRDAHNLPEYEVPPHLRNAPTSLMKDLGYGAEYRYAHDEPGAYAAGERYLPPEMAETRYYQPTNRGLETKIGEKLDYLASLDAKSPQKRYE; from the coding sequence GTGAGTAATTTCTCATTTGATTTTTCAGGGGACGAAGATTTTCGTCCCCTCGCTGCTAGAATGCGCCCAGAAACGCTTGACCAGTATATTGGTCAACAACATATTCTCGGCGCAGGTAAACCGTTGCGACGAGCGTTGGAAGCGGGTCACATCCACTCCATGATTTTGTGGGGGCCTCCAGGCACAGGGAAAACAACGCTCGCTGAAGTGGCGGCAAACTACGCCAACGCAGAAGTTGAGCGAGTCTCTGCCGTGACCTCCGGTGTGAAAGAAATCCGCGCAGCAATTGAAAGAGCGCGCGAAAATAAGTTGGCTGGCAGACGCACGATCTTGTTTGTTGACGAGGTGCACCGTTTCAATAAATCGCAGCAAGATGCCTTTCTTCCGCATATCGAAGATGGCACGGTGACCTTCATTGGTGCAACCACGGAAAACCCATCTTTTGAGCTGAACAACGCATTGCTATCGCGTGCCCGAGTTTACAAATTAACCTCTCTTTCTCAGCAAGATATTGGTTTGGCACTGCAGCAAGCAATCAATGATGAGAAGCGTGGCTTAGGTAAGGTTGAAGCGGCTTTTGATGAAGGGGTCCTAGATAGACTTTCTGAGCTAGTAAACGGTGACGCGCGGATGTCGCTAAATTACCTTGAGCTTCTCTACGATATGGCAGAAGAAGACGCCCAAGGTGTTAAGGTGATTACCTTGCCATTGCTGGCCGAGGTTGCTGGCGAAAAAGTTTCGCGCTTTGATAACAAAGGCGATATTTGGTACGACTTAATCTCTGCGGTTCATAAGTCGATTCGTGGCTCCAATCCTGATGCTGCGCTGTATTGGTCGGCGCGAATGATTGCGGCAGGCTGTGATCCGCTGTATATCGCAAGACGCCTACTCGCGATTGCCTCTGAAGATGTCGGCAACGCGGATCCACGCGCCATGCAAGTTGCTTTGTCCGCATGGGATTGCTTTACCCGAGTTGGACCTGCTGAGGGCGAAAGAGCCATTGCCCAAGCCATCGTTTACCTTGCTTGTGCGCCAAAGAGTAATGCTGTTTATACCGCTTGGAAGCAAGCTCTGCGTGATGCTCACAACCTGCCAGAGTATGAAGTGCCCCCCCATTTGCGCAATGCACCCACCTCGTTGATGAAAGATCTCGGCTATGGCGCTGAGTATCGCTATGCACACGATGAGCCTGGCGCGTACGCTGCTGGTGAAAGATATCTTCCCCCAGAAATGGCAGAGACTCGCTACTACCAACCGACCAACCGAGGGTTAGAAACTAAAATTGGCGAAAAGTTAGATTACTTGGCTAGTTTAGACGCAAAAAGCCCACAAAAGCGCTATGAATAA
- a CDS encoding sensor domain-containing diguanylate cyclase, translating into MQLKRHFSLKFVFLMPLVLSALVLALTIKNYVDLVNREISDEYGRIQNDLSRAAKLVTAIDYSFTNYSKSQYIFLLEHNRQIKNSVCQMWPIDALLLTDGRNHDMPAVDINYMLVGTTELCNSDSEVYQRVASQVSLAPVLSFVHDIDETILGVQYIDREGYLMSSPDTYAKQATAELLDTIKARPFWQSTVQNPDVISISGPAPIVATSDLVMSLTMPVYSLGEHQGVLSLDIAYDELMDTRGKLPGKLEIINATTASFPDNATRVEQFNLEGVRGDHHLIYRLDPIKEIGYFVSSHRYSLLVIGFIYVFSVIVLFLINTRVEHGYLKDLAAKDAMTGLLNRRGLQDFLVNAQHGEYVAIAVFDIDNFKSINDTYGHDVGDNVICYMADQITYSIRASDAVARFGGEEFVVYMSGSNRDALKKSLLRVQQSIRSRSQEVVAPGFTVSGGVEIVDEAQASNFEALFKAADEKLYQAKTSGKDKLVF; encoded by the coding sequence ATGCAGTTGAAGCGGCATTTTAGTTTGAAGTTTGTTTTTCTCATGCCCTTGGTTCTGTCTGCTCTCGTACTGGCATTAACCATCAAAAACTACGTCGATCTAGTAAACCGAGAAATCAGTGATGAGTACGGTCGTATTCAAAATGATTTGTCTCGCGCCGCCAAGCTTGTTACGGCTATCGATTACAGTTTTACCAACTACTCCAAATCGCAATATATCTTTTTGCTAGAACACAACCGGCAGATAAAAAACAGTGTATGCCAGATGTGGCCCATCGATGCCTTGCTGCTTACCGACGGTCGCAACCACGATATGCCCGCAGTAGACATTAACTATATGCTGGTGGGCACAACCGAACTGTGTAACTCAGACAGTGAGGTCTATCAGCGCGTTGCAAGTCAGGTCTCGTTGGCGCCTGTACTGTCGTTCGTGCACGATATTGATGAAACGATCCTTGGCGTCCAATACATTGACCGAGAGGGCTATCTGATGTCTTCTCCGGACACTTACGCAAAACAGGCGACAGCCGAACTGTTGGATACGATCAAAGCGCGACCTTTTTGGCAATCGACGGTGCAAAACCCAGATGTTATTTCTATTTCAGGGCCAGCGCCGATCGTCGCAACCAGCGACTTAGTCATGAGTTTAACCATGCCCGTTTACTCTCTAGGCGAGCATCAAGGTGTGCTGTCATTGGACATTGCTTATGATGAACTGATGGACACGAGAGGCAAGTTGCCGGGAAAACTGGAAATTATAAATGCAACCACGGCCTCCTTTCCCGACAATGCAACTCGTGTGGAGCAGTTCAATCTTGAGGGCGTCCGTGGTGACCATCATCTAATTTATCGCCTGGATCCCATCAAAGAGATTGGCTATTTTGTCTCTTCTCATCGATACAGTTTGCTCGTGATAGGCTTTATCTACGTGTTCTCAGTTATCGTGTTGTTTTTGATTAATACTCGAGTTGAGCACGGATACTTGAAAGATCTTGCCGCCAAAGATGCGATGACAGGACTGCTGAACCGAAGAGGGTTACAAGACTTCTTGGTTAATGCGCAGCATGGGGAGTATGTTGCCATCGCGGTTTTCGATATTGATAATTTCAAATCTATCAACGACACCTATGGTCATGATGTTGGAGACAACGTTATTTGCTACATGGCAGACCAGATCACCTACAGTATTCGCGCGAGTGATGCAGTGGCTCGTTTCGGTGGTGAAGAATTTGTGGTTTACATGAGTGGTAGCAACCGAGATGCGCTGAAGAAGTCATTACTGCGAGTCCAACAATCGATCCGCTCTCGATCTCAAGAAGTTGTTGCGCCTGGCTTTACGGTTTCAGGTGGTGTTGAAATCGTCGATGAAGCGCAAGCCAGCAACTTTGAGGCGTTGTTCAAAGCTGCTGACGAAAAGCTATACCAAGCCAAAACGTCAGGCAAGGATAAGCTAGTATTCTAA
- the lolA gene encoding outer membrane lipoprotein chaperone LolA: MKKLAALLFMSFSVLAAPKDELNQRLQQTEGFSADFTQQVTSPDGDLVMEGEGSVEISRPSLFRWTTTMPDENVLVSDGKSLWYYSPFIEQVSIYWQEQATEQTPFVLLTRNRQSDWENYDVSQQGDVFTLVPTAVDSNQGQFKLEIDAKGAVKGFSVIEQDGQQSAFKFANIDLTKPKAERFTFIIPQGVEVDDQRN, from the coding sequence ATGAAAAAACTGGCCGCATTACTGTTTATGAGCTTCTCTGTGTTGGCAGCGCCAAAAGACGAGCTTAATCAGCGTTTACAGCAAACGGAAGGTTTTAGTGCTGACTTTACTCAGCAGGTGACAAGTCCTGATGGTGATTTGGTGATGGAAGGTGAGGGTTCGGTAGAAATTTCTCGTCCAAGTCTTTTCCGTTGGACAACCACAATGCCAGATGAAAACGTGTTGGTCTCAGATGGCAAAAGTCTTTGGTATTACAGCCCATTCATCGAACAAGTGAGTATCTACTGGCAAGAGCAAGCGACAGAGCAAACCCCGTTTGTATTGTTGACTCGTAACCGCCAAAGTGACTGGGAAAACTACGATGTCTCTCAACAGGGCGATGTGTTCACACTTGTCCCAACTGCTGTGGATTCAAACCAAGGTCAATTTAAATTAGAGATCGATGCCAAAGGCGCGGTGAAAGGATTTAGTGTGATTGAACAAGACGGTCAGCAGAGTGCGTTCAAGTTCGCTAACATTGATTTAACTAAACCGAAAGCTGAGCGCTTTACCTTTATCATTCCACAAGGTGTCGAGGTTGATGACCAAAGGAATTAA
- the dusC gene encoding tRNA dihydrouridine(16) synthase DusC, giving the protein MRLVLGPMEGVLDHLMREILTDINDYDLCVTEFVRVVDQLLPDHVFHRLCPELLQGSQTKSGVPVHVQLLGQDPVWMAENAIKAAELGARGVDLNFGCPAKLVNKSKGGAALLQHPELIHQVVKACREAVPSEIPVTAKIRLGWENPDDCFEIVDAIEKAGANELTVHARTKAGGYKASEIKWEYIGQLRERFTIPLIANGEIWNYEDGQACIETTGVDSLMVCRGAFNVPNLGNVVKHNHAVMPWSEVVELLLVYSQYEMKGDKGLYYPNRVKQWFSYLRQQYPQAAELFREIRTFNKAAPIVEHITRYRDTLNAA; this is encoded by the coding sequence ATGCGATTAGTTCTTGGCCCAATGGAGGGCGTGTTAGATCATTTGATGCGCGAGATCTTAACCGACATCAATGATTATGATTTGTGCGTAACTGAATTTGTTCGAGTCGTCGATCAGCTGCTGCCCGATCATGTCTTCCATCGTCTTTGCCCAGAGCTACTGCAAGGGTCTCAAACCAAATCGGGTGTGCCTGTTCATGTTCAACTGCTTGGCCAAGATCCAGTTTGGATGGCAGAAAATGCCATCAAAGCAGCCGAATTGGGCGCAAGAGGCGTCGATCTTAACTTTGGCTGCCCAGCCAAGCTTGTGAACAAAAGCAAAGGTGGCGCCGCGCTTCTTCAACACCCAGAACTTATCCACCAGGTCGTCAAAGCCTGCCGAGAAGCGGTGCCGAGCGAGATCCCAGTGACAGCGAAAATCCGCCTTGGTTGGGAGAATCCAGACGACTGCTTCGAGATTGTAGACGCCATAGAAAAAGCGGGCGCCAATGAGTTGACCGTTCATGCACGCACCAAAGCAGGCGGCTACAAAGCAAGCGAGATTAAGTGGGAGTACATCGGCCAACTTCGTGAACGTTTTACGATTCCACTGATTGCCAATGGTGAAATTTGGAATTACGAAGATGGTCAAGCCTGTATCGAAACAACGGGTGTGGATTCGCTGATGGTATGCCGCGGCGCGTTCAATGTTCCAAACCTTGGGAATGTGGTAAAACACAACCACGCGGTAATGCCTTGGTCAGAGGTGGTCGAGTTACTGCTTGTCTATTCTCAGTACGAAATGAAAGGTGATAAGGGGCTTTACTACCCTAACCGTGTGAAACAGTGGTTCTCCTACTTACGCCAGCAGTATCCTCAAGCTGCAGAGTTGTTCAGAGAAATTCGTACCTTTAATAAAGCGGCGCCAATCGTTGAGCATATCACTCGCTACCGAGACACACTTAACGCCGCTTAG